From Candidatus Binatia bacterium, one genomic window encodes:
- a CDS encoding ABC transporter substrate-binding protein: MPESFRGPRKFFNGPELWDGGIYSRQDAKNAKLKEIFLGGLCAFARDIPIWLRLCRAMLFVVKNISFNVALALLLALVSAGRAIPQEKKLEGLNVAYTSATATRAPLWIAKETGLFEKYGLDAKLIYIRAGSPSISALISGDVHLSSDPASAAAIAAARGAPVVVIGTYGLASYRLVAHPSIASLQQLKGKTIGSVRPGSGPDALLYRFLPKLGLVPGRDVTILPTGISESNKRIQGMLQGNFDATLASWDNIVQMEILGQKINVLADPAEFGVRTTVSDLTSTRQVLKERRAAVKGFLRAFVEAGWMGRRDKELAFRIFRKYLRVEDPKLLDSMHKNYLGPGNPLKPYPLEEALEADIEYLSKTLVPELKGKSAADFIDAGLLRELEKENFFARLEQR; the protein is encoded by the coding sequence ATGCCTGAAAGTTTTCGCGGCCCGCGCAAATTTTTCAACGGTCCCGAACTCTGGGACGGGGGGATTTACTCGCGCCAAGACGCCAAGAACGCAAAGTTAAAAGAAATTTTTCTTGGCGGCCTTTGCGCCTTTGCGCGAGATATTCCCATTTGGTTGAGGCTTTGCCGCGCTATGCTCTTCGTCGTGAAAAATATCTCTTTCAATGTTGCGCTCGCATTGTTGCTTGCCCTGGTTTCTGCAGGTCGGGCAATCCCGCAGGAGAAAAAGCTCGAAGGCCTCAACGTCGCTTATACATCGGCCACTGCAACGCGGGCTCCGCTTTGGATTGCGAAGGAAACCGGTCTGTTTGAAAAATATGGACTCGACGCCAAGCTCATTTACATCCGGGCGGGCAGCCCATCGATCAGCGCTCTCATTTCGGGCGACGTGCATTTGAGTTCCGATCCGGCCTCCGCCGCGGCCATCGCGGCCGCGCGCGGCGCCCCCGTCGTCGTCATCGGCACTTATGGTTTGGCGAGCTATCGGCTGGTGGCCCATCCCTCGATCGCGTCCCTACAACAGCTGAAGGGCAAGACCATCGGCAGCGTTCGTCCGGGCAGCGGGCCGGATGCGCTACTCTACCGCTTCCTTCCGAAGCTCGGCCTGGTTCCCGGGCGCGACGTGACGATCCTTCCGACCGGCATTTCGGAATCCAACAAGAGAATCCAAGGAATGCTCCAAGGCAACTTCGACGCCACTCTGGCAAGCTGGGATAACATCGTTCAAATGGAAATCCTGGGGCAAAAAATCAACGTTCTCGCCGACCCCGCTGAGTTTGGCGTTCGCACCACGGTGAGCGATCTTACCTCCACGCGGCAGGTCTTGAAGGAGCGCCGAGCGGCCGTGAAGGGATTTCTGCGGGCTTTTGTCGAGGCCGGGTGGATGGGACGCCGGGACAAAGAGCTGGCGTTTCGCATTTTTCGAAAATATCTCCGAGTTGAAGATCCCAAATTGTTGGACTCCATGCATAAGAACTACCTGGGGCCGGGAAATCCGTTGAAGCCTTATCCCTTGGAAGAGGCGCTGGAAGCTGATATCGAGTACCTCAGCAAAACGCTCGTCCCCGAACTCAAGGGGAAAAGCGCCGCCGACTTCATCGACGCCGGCCTCCTCCGAGAGCTCGAAAAAGAAAATTTCTTCGCCCGTCTGGAGCAGCGATGA